The Entelurus aequoreus isolate RoL-2023_Sb linkage group LG03, RoL_Eaeq_v1.1, whole genome shotgun sequence genome contains the following window.
attagctctccacctacgccacccagccttcatctgctcatcaacacccgtgctcacctgcgttccagcgatcgacggtgcgacgaaggacttcacccgatcacagatgtggttggcggcccggagacgtaggaagtcaaggtgaggtcaccggctagcgcgtctgctctccaacaaagtcctccggttgtgttgctgtagtccgccgctaatacaccgatcccacctacaactttcttctttgcagccttcattgttcattaaacaaattgcaaaagattcaccaacacagatgtccagaatactgtggaattatgaaatgaaaacagagctttttgtataggattctatggGGTACTGTTCTGGCTCTGCCATTAGTATTGTGTGCACTGGCTCTTTAAGAGAATCAGGAAGTGAGTGTCCTGGCCATGCTGCGCAGATATGATGATGTAATGTGATTCAGACCACGGAGACGGCATGTTGTTCTGTTCTGTAGCTGTGTTAAGAGTTCATAAAGGCATTCCCTGTGAGTATTGCAGTAAAAAATTATGTTTAGATGGAATATATGTTAGAAAGTAGTACATTTAAGTAGTTAATTTAATGTTTAAGGAACTAtttacaagtcttattttgaatGCATTATTTTGGCTCATATCAATGTAATGAGACAGTATATGATTTATGTTAAGCTTTAATTAATAATTGCTGCATTATTTGTGTATACTGATGCATCTATACTGTATCTGTTTGTTATAGTTTCACACCTGCCATATAAAAACGGGTCCAACTCATCCTGACGTCTGCGACTTCTTGTGTGGGGGTGTTTAACTAACTTGAAAGTGAAAAGGTTTCATGAAGCCAGTACAGTGAAAAGGGACACCTTTCGATGAACTGTTGAACCCCAGGCTGCACTGTCATACGCTTTTTTCAGACCAGCACGACAGACGTTGTTAAGTCAGCGTAAAGGCATAGTGAGTACATCAACACGAACAATGGAGAACGCTGAATCTACGGTTTCCCGGGCACGCAGATCGTCCGGAAGCAGATCGTCTGCCGCAAGTCTAACGTTAGCAGCTGCCACAGCACGTGCAAAAGCAGAAGCTGCCCAGGCCAGAGCTGCATTTGCAAAGAAAGAAATAGAAATTAAACTAGAAAAAGCTAGATTGGAAGCAACACTCCATGCACTCGAGAAAGAAGGTGAAGCACAAGCTGCCGCCGCCGAAGCAGCAGTGATGGAGGACGCTGCTGCAAGACTGGAAACGACAGTGGAACATTATATTCATCTGCCCTCACTCCAAAGCGCCCATGAGCGGACAGCTGAATACATAAGAAAACACAGTGAGCCCAGCATTGAGCCCAGTGATAAAGAGCCACGTGAaataaacacaaaggacattaaactaGATGAAGGGATGAACAAAGTAAAAATTAAGGAATCAGATAGGGAACAGGAATCTGTACCCACAGTCTCAAAAGACTATCAGCCCCAAAGACCCCCAGAAAACAGTGCCCATAATATTCCTATGTATACATCGCCCTCTACTGTCCGCAACCAGTATTACTCACCCGCTCAATATCTTTCTAATGACACTAATGAACTTGCTAAATATCTAGTAAGGAGTCAGTTGTTAACGTCTGAGCTCACAAAGTTTGATGACAAACCAGAAAATTATTTAGCTTGGAAATCATCATTCACTAACGCTACCGAGAGTCTTGATCTTAAAGCTGGGGAAGAAATTGACCTCCTGATTAAATCACTGGGCCCAGAGTCAGTTAAACATGCACGTCGTATCAGAGCAGTGAATATAAATAAATCACCAGCTGCATTACAACTCATCTGGGACAGGCTAGAAGAGACCTATGGTTCGCCAGAGGCCATAGAGGGCGCTCTTTTTGCAAAACTTGACCAGTTCCCCAAAATAGGGCCAAAAGATCACCTAAAACTAAGAGAGCTAAGCGATTTACTGTTGGAAATGAATTCAGCAATGCAAGAAGGATATTTACATGGACTGTCCTATCTTGATACGGCAAGAGGCATCGCTCCAATCGTGGAAAAATTGCCGTATGGACTACAAGACAGATGGATGATGGAAGGCTCGCGCTACAAACAGGAATATAAAGTAATTTTTCCTCCTTTTACCTTCTTTCTGCAGTTTATTCAGACACAAGCAAAGGCACACAACGACCCAAGCTTCCATATCCAGCCATCATTCATCAGCAGAGTAAAAAAGGACAGATTTGGAGAAAATTACAGTAACaaccgcagaacagtttcagtgcATAAAACAAGCGTAAcagccacacccactaatgaACCAGACAAATGGTGTCCTGTACATAACAGACCTCATGCACTACAACATTGTAGAGGTTTTAAGGAAAAACCTCTACAAGAAAGGAAGGGACTGTTAAAGCAACATAATATATGTTACAAGTGCTGTGTATCTACCAGACATGTGGCTCGTAACTGTGAAGCAGCAgttaaatgttctgaatgtgaCTCTGACAAGCACCTTTCTGCCTTGCATCCAGACTCACCTTCCCTTCCTCTCAGGTCTTCCTTACCTCCAGCATATCACGGCGGGGAGCAAGAAGATGGGCAGGAGGAAACAGTCGTTGCAAGTTGCACTGAGGTATGTGGGGAGGGCTTTTTAGGAAAGTCATGTTCTAAAATATGCCTGGTCAGTGTTTACCCAGCTAATGACCGCAGCAAGAGCAAAAGAATGTAAGCCATGTTGGACGACCAGAGTAACTTGTCATTGGCACGCTCAGAGTTTTTCGATATGTTCAAAGTTAACAGCCTTGCAGCGCCATACACTCTGCAGACCTGTTCTGGTGTAGGTCTCACAGCTGGTCGCAGAGCCTCTGGTTACGTCATAGAGTCCATAGATGGCGCCACTGCAATACAGCTACCAATGTTGATCGAGTGTAACATGATACCAAACAAAAGAGAGGAAATTCCCACTCCAGCCGCTGCACAAGGCCATCCTCATCTCGAACGTATTGCACACAAAATACCACCTCTAGATGACAGTGCTGAGATTTTTCTATTACTCGGAAGGGACATTCTAAGAGTCCATAAAGTGCGCAGTCAAATCAATGGAACACACAATGCATCATATGCACAGAGGCTGGATCTAGGCTGGGTGATAGTGGGAGAAGTTTGCTTGGGCAGCACTCATAAGCCTTCAGAGGTCACCAGTTTAAAGACTCACGTTCTAGCAAATGGGAGGCCCACTCATTTTCCTCCTTGTGAAAATCACTTCACTATCAAATCAGAGACTAATCTTCCAGATCGACAGCTAGCTCTCAGTAGcacaaaaatgaaagaaaatgcaagCAACGTAAGCTTTGGAAGAGACGTTTTCTGTCAGACTAAAAATTACAACAAGCTTGCACCTTCAATGGAGGATCTGTTATTCCTCAAAATTATGGACAATGAGTTCACACAAAATGAGTCAAAGAGCTGGGTGGCCCCACTACCTTTTCGTGAGCCAAGGAAAATACTACCAAACAACCGCCAGTATGCAGTTAGTCGCCTCAAGTCACTGCAACGCACACTCATAAAAAACCCAGATATGCAGTCCCACCTCACAGACTTTATGCAAAAGATGATGGACAATGGACATGCTGAGCTTGCACCCCCAGTACAGAAAAACAAAGAGTATTGGTATTTGCCCTTTTTCGGAGTCTACCATCCACAGAAAAAATCGCAGATAAGAGTGGTATTTGACTCCAGCGCACAGTTTGAAGGTATGTCACTTAATGATGCATTACTCTCAGGGCCTAACCTAAACAACAGTCTATTGGGTGTACTAGTGAGGTTTAGGAAGCATAAAGTTGCAATAACCGCAGACATTCAGCAGATGTTTTACTGCTTTCTAGTAAGAGAGGACTGTAGAGATGTTTTAAGATTTGTGTGGCACAAAGACAACAACCCCAAAAATGACATAGTGGACTACAGAATGTGCGTCCATGTTTCTGGCAATAGCCCCTCCCCTGCAGTAGCAGCCTATGGGCTAAGAAGAGCTGCACAACAAGGTGAGGAAAAATACGGGGCAGATGTGCGTCAGTTTGTTGAAAGAGACTTTTATGTGGATGATGCCTTGAAGTCTGTTCCCACTGAGCAAGGCGCCATCAAACTTGTCAAAAGAACACAAGAAATGCTAGCAGCCTCAAATCTCCGGCTCCTCAAAATAACCTCCAACAAAGTTGAGGTGATGGATGCTTTTCCAGTGGAGGACCGTGCCAAAGATCTCCAGGATTTGGACCTGTTCAAGGACGACCTTCCTGATCAGCGAAGCCTTGGCATAAAATGGAAcataatgtcagactatttcacctTTCACATCCCCCATACAGACAAACCCTACACACGCAGACGGGTCCTTTCAACAGTAAACAGTGTATTTGACCCGCTAGGGTTTCTGTCTCCAGTCATCATCCAAGGACGACTCCTTTTGAGAGAGCTTTCGCTGCACACTACAGAGTGGGATTCAGCCCTGCCCGAGGACATGAGAGGGAAATGGATAGAATGGCAGCAGTCCCTACAATGCCTCAGTAACCTCCAAATGCCGCGCACGTACTCCAACATCCCACTTTCTCAAGCCGAATGTGTAGAACTATGCATCTTTTCGGACGCATCTATGAAAGCAATATGTGCAGTTGCTTATATTAAAGTTACCGCTGCTGATGGCACAACAGAAGTTGGCTTTGTTCTGGGTAAGGCACGACTCACCCCCCAGCCGGAGCTTACAGTCCCTAGGCTTGAACTCTGTGCAGCAGTTATGGCTGTGGAAATGGCAGAAGTGATAAGCGATGAGATTGACCATAGGATAGACAAAATTGGCTTCTACACAGATAGCAAGGTGATCCTGGGCTATATCAACAACCAGTCAAGGCGCTTCTACGTCTATGTAAACAACCGTGTTAGACGCATCAGAGAGTCAACAACACCTGAGCAATGGCACTTCGTCGCAACGGATCAAAATCCTGCTGACCACGGCTCACGCGCTGTCCCAGCTTCAGAGTTGCAGAAAACGTCATGGTTCACAGGGCCGGCCTTCCTACAGTGCTCTTCAGACATCCAGCCAGAGCAACATCTGTATGAGCTACTGGAGCCAGACAGTGATGCGCCCAGAGGTAAGAACCCTCTGCACAAACACTACAAAAACCGTGTTAGACACAAAACGCTGGGAACGCTTTTCCTCATGGAAATCACTGAAAAGAACTGTAGCAAACCTGATTCACGTAGCACAATGCTTCTCattttccaaaacaaacaaagactgtACTGGTTGGCATATCTGTAAAACAGCCATTACATGTGAACTGTTAGAGCAAGCTGAGAACATCATGATGAAAAATGTTCAGCAAGAAACGTATGCAGATGAGATCAAATGCATTTCAGCAAAACAAATCTTTCCAAACACAGCCCGCTCATAAAGCTTAACCCCATCATTGGAAATGACAGCCTATTGAGAGTCGGTGGTCGCATTATTCGCTCAGGCTTAGAAGCAAAAGAAATGAATCCTATTATATTACCAGGCACCAACTACATAACCACCCTCCTTGTGCGACATCACCATGAAAAGGTTAACCACCAAGGGAGACACTTTACCGAAGGGGCGGTCAGAGAAAGTGGCCTGTGGATTGTAGGTGCAAAAAGGTGCATTGGCAAAGTTATAAACAAGTGTGTTACATGCAAGAAACTGAGAGGAAAGTTTGAGGAGCAAATAATGAGTGACCTGCCAGTAGACCGACTTCAGCTAGAGCCCCCCTTTTCTTATGTGGGCTTGGACACTTTTGGCCCATGGGAAGTATTCACAAGGCGTACAAGAGGAGGACAGGCTAACAGCAAACGGTGGGCAGTACTCTTTACCTGCTTGTGCACAAGGGCTGTTCACATTTAAGTTGTGGAGGAGATGAGCTCATCAAGTTTTATCAATGCACTGAGGCGCTTTTTTGCGCTGAGAGGTCCTGCTAAACAGCTACGCTCCGACTGTGGCACTAATTTTATTGGTGCTCACAAAGAGATGACAACGTCAGTGCCAGACGAGAACAAAGTGCAACAATATTTACAGGAACACAAGTGCACATGGGTATTCAACCCACCCCATTCATCCCATATGGGGGGAGTATGGGAACGTATGATCGGCCTGGCGAGGCGCATTCTGGACAACATGTTGATGCAAGCTGGTCGTGCTCAACTTACCCATGAAATACTGACTACATTTCTTGCTGAAGTCACGGCCATAATGAATGCCCGCCCGCTAATACCAGTCTCATCAGACCCAGAGCATCCTTTCATTCTAAGCCCTGCTATGCTGCTCACACAAAAAACGCATGCTGTTCCTCCAATCTGTGACAACATCGACCAGAAGGAGATGCTGAAGAGCCACTGGAAGAGTGTTCAGTTCCTCGCAGACAACTTCTGGAGCAGGTGGCAAAAGGAGTATCTCAGCAGCCTCCAATCTCGTCAGAAATGGCACCACAAAAGGACTGACATTAAAGAAGGGGATGTAGTACTCCTTAAGGACGAACAAACAAGAAGAA
Protein-coding sequences here:
- the LOC133646489 gene encoding uncharacterized protein LOC133646489 isoform X1 — translated: MENAESTVSRARRSSGSRSSAASLTLAAATARAKAEAAQARAAFAKKEIEIKLEKARLEATLHALEKEGEAQAAAAEAAVMEDAAARLETTVEHYIHLPSLQSAHERTAEYIRKHSEPSIEPSDKEPREINTKDIKLDEGMNKVKIKESDREQESVPTVSKDYQPQRPPENSAHNIPMYTSPSTVRNQYYSPAQYLSNDTNELAKYLVRSQLLTSELTKFDDKPENYLAWKSSFTNATESLDLKAGEEIDLLIKSLGPESVKHARRIRAVNINKSPAALQLIWDRLEETYGSPEAIEGALFAKLDQFPKIGPKDHLKLRELSDLLLEMNSAMQEGYLHGLSYLDTARGIAPIVEKLPYGLQDRWMMEGSRYKQEYKVIFPPFTFFLQFIQTQAKAHNDPSFHIQPSFISRVKKDRFGENYSNNRRTVSVHKTSVTATPTNEPDKWCPVHNRPHALQHCRGFKEKPLQERKGLLKQHNICYKCCVSTRHVARNCEAAVKCSECDSDKHLSALHPDSPSLPLRSSLPPAYHGGEQEDGQEETVVASCTEFHTCHMKTGPTHPDVCDFLCGGV
- the LOC133646489 gene encoding uncharacterized protein LOC133646489 isoform X5, which gives rise to MENAESTVSRARRSSGSRSSAASLTLAAATARAKAEAAQARAAFAKKEIEIKLEKARLEATLHALEKEGEAQAAAAEAAVMEDAAARLETTVEHYIHLPSLQSAHERTAEYIRKHSEPSIEPSDKEPREINTKDIKLDEGMNKVKIKESDREQESVPTVSKDYQPQRPPENSAHNIPMYTSPSTVRNQYYSPAQYLSNDTNELAKYLVRSQLLTSELTKFDDKPENYLAWKSSFTNATESLDLKAGEEIDLLIKSLGPESVKHARRIRAVNINKSPAALQLIWDRLEETYGSPEAIEGALFAKLDQFPKIGPKDHLKLRELSDLLLEMNSAMQEGYLHGLSYLDTARGIAPIVEKLPYGLQDRWMMEGSRYKQEYKTHLPFLSGLPYLQHITAGSKKMGRRKQSLQVALRKTNM
- the LOC133646489 gene encoding uncharacterized protein LOC133646489 isoform X4, which produces MENAESTVSRARRSSGSRSSAASLTLAAATARAKAEAAQARAAFAKKEIEIKLEKARLEATLHALEKEGEAQAAAAEAAVMEDAAARLETTVEHYIHLPSLQSAHERTAEYIRKHSEPSIEPSDKEPREINTKDIKLDEGMNKVKIKESDREQESVPTVSKDYQPQRPPENSAHNIPMYTSPSTVRNQYYSPAQYLSNDTNELAKYLVRSQLLTSELTKFDDKPENYLAWKSSFTNATESLDLKAGEEIDLLIKSLGPESVKHARRIRAVNINKSPAALQLIWDRLEETYGSPEAIEGALFAKLDQFPKIGPKDHLKLRELSDLLLEMNSAMQEGYLHGLSYLDTARGIAPIVEKLPYGLQDRWMMEGSRYKQEYKTHLPFLSGLPYLQHITAGSKKMGRRKQSLQVALSFTPAI
- the LOC133646489 gene encoding uncharacterized protein LOC133646489 isoform X6 encodes the protein MENAESTVSRARRSSGSRSSAASLTLAAATARAKAEAAQARAAFAKKEIEIKLEKARLEATLHALEKEGEAQAAAAEAAVMEDAAARLETTVEHYIHLPSLQSAHERTAEYIRKHSEPSIEPSDKEPREINTKDIKLDEGMNKVKIKESDREQESVPTVSKDYQPQRPPENSAHNIPMYTSPSTVRNQYYSPAQYLSNDTNELAKYLVRSQLLTSELTKFDDKPENYLAWKSSFTNATESLDLKAGEEIDLLIKSLGPESVKHARRIRAVNINKSPAALQLIWDRLEETYGSPEAIEGALFAKLDQFPKIGPKDHLKLRELSDLLLEMNSAMQEGYLHGLSYLDTARGIAPIVEKLPYGLQDRWMMEGSRYKQEYKVFLTSSISRRGARRWAGGNSRCKLH
- the LOC133646489 gene encoding uncharacterized protein LOC133646489 isoform X2 — translated: MENAESTVSRARRSSGSRSSAASLTLAAATARAKAEAAQARAAFAKKEIEIKLEKARLEATLHALEKEGEAQAAAAEAAVMEDAAARLETTVEHYIHLPSLQSAHERTAEYIRKHSEPSIEPSDKEPREINTKDIKLDEGMNKVKIKESDREQESVPTVSKDYQPQRPPENSAHNIPMYTSPSTVRNQYYSPAQYLSNDTNELAKYLVRSQLLTSELTKFDDKPENYLAWKSSFTNATESLDLKAGEEIDLLIKSLGPESVKHARRIRAVNINKSPAALQLIWDRLEETYGSPEAIEGALFAKLDQFPKIGPKDHLKLRELSDLLLEMNSAMQEGYLHGLSYLDTARGIAPIVEKLPYGLQDRWMMEGSRYKQEYKVIFPPFTFFLQFIQTQAKAHNDPSFHIQPSFISRVKKDRFGENYSNNRRTVSVHKTSVTATPTNEPDKWCPVHNRPHALQHCRGFKEKPLQERKGLLKQHNICYKCCVSTRHVARNCEAAVKCSECDSDKHLSALHPDSPSLPLRSSLPPAYHGGEQEDGQEETVVASCTELTS
- the LOC133646489 gene encoding uncharacterized protein LOC133646489 isoform X3, whose protein sequence is MENAESTVSRARRSSGSRSSAASLTLAAATARAKAEAAQARAAFAKKEIEIKLEKARLEATLHALEKEGEAQAAAAEAAVMEDAAARLETTVEHYIHLPSLQSAHERTAEYIRKHSEPSIEPSDKEPREINTKDIKLDEGMNKVKIKESDREQESVPTVSKDYQPQRPPENSAHNIPMYTSPSTVRNQYYSPAQYLSNDTNELAKYLVRSQLLTSELTKFDDKPENYLAWKSSFTNATESLDLKAGEEIDLLIKSLGPESVKHARRIRAVNINKSPAALQLIWDRLEETYGSPEAIEGALFAKLDQFPKIGPKDHLKLRELSDLLLEMNSAMQEGYLHGLSYLDTARGIAPIVEKLPYGLQDRWMMEGSRYKQEYKTHLPFLSGLPYLQHITAGSKKMGRRKQSLQVALSSQAKSLCHHFTAMTRRNQLAKTQ